A region from the Candidatus Neomarinimicrobiota bacterium genome encodes:
- a CDS encoding GMC family oxidoreductase: GDPLSVLPEVIFDTSSTAHPLGGCNMAESPQDGVTDYSGKIHGYDNLYVVDGSLVAANLGVNPSLTITALAEYIMAQFPAKGEKTR, translated from the coding sequence AGGGTGATCCCCTGAGCGTCCTGCCGGAGGTGATCTTCGATACATCCTCCACCGCCCATCCGCTGGGGGGCTGCAACATGGCGGAGAGCCCGCAGGACGGGGTTACCGATTACTCAGGGAAAATTCACGGCTACGACAACCTCTATGTGGTTGACGGCTCCCTGGTGGCGGCTAACCTGGGAGTGAATCCCAGCCTGACCATCACGGCCCTGGCCGAATACATCATGGCCCAGTTCCCGGCGAAGGGCGAGAAAACTCGCTGA